The Peromyscus eremicus chromosome 8b, PerEre_H2_v1, whole genome shotgun sequence genome contains a region encoding:
- the LOC131918662 gene encoding polyadenylate-binding protein 1-like, whose protein sequence is MNPSDPSYSLASLYVGDLHPDVTEAMLYEKFSPAGPILSIRVYRDRTTRRSLGYASVNFQQLEDAERALDTMNFDVIKGKPVRIMWSQRDPSLRKSGVGNIFVKNLDRSIDSKVLYDTFSAFGNILSCKVVCDENGSKGYGFVHFETQEEAERAIEKMNGMFLNDRKVFVGRFKSRRDRQAELGARAREFTNVYIKNLGEDMDDERLQGLFGKFGPALSVKVMTDESGKSKGFGFVSFERHEDARKAVDEMNGKDLNGKQIYVGRAQKKVERQTELKHRFGQMKQDKRKVEQVPPQDRSIRCQGVNLYVKNLDDGIDDERLRKEFSPFGTITSAKVTMEGGRSKGFGFVCFSSPEEATKAVTEMNGRIVATKPLYVALAQRKEERQAHLSNQYMQRVANANPVNPFQPAQAPSGYFMTAAPQTQNRGAYSAPNQTTQQGLSPRGSAQGARAQGARAQGASAHPFQNTSSAIHPSTIPSFNSSGPASSQALWSMSTHRAANTSTQMTGPHPATASTAAAPAARTVPQYKYTSGVRNPPQHLNTQPQVTMQRSAVPVQGNKASLTASMLVSASPQAQKQMLGEWLFSLIQAMHPALAGKITGMLLEIDNLELRHMLDSPECLHAKVDEAVAVLQAHQMKETPQQAAGSVTGVPTA, encoded by the coding sequence ATGAATCCCAGCGACCCCAGCTACTCCTTGGCTTCGCTCTATGTGGGGGACCTGCATCCCGACGTGACCGAGGCCATGCTCTATGAGAAGTTCAGCCCCGCCGGGCCCATCCTCTCCATCCGGGTGTACAGGGACAGGACTACCCGCCGCTCGCTGGGCTACGCCTCTGTCAACTTCCAGCAGCTGGAGGACGCCGAGCGAGCCTTGGACACCATGAATTTCGATGTGATAAAGGGCAAGCCGGTCCGCATCATGTGGTCTCAGCGGGACCCGTCGCTGCGCAAGAGTGGAGTAGGCAACATCTTCGTCAAAAATCTGGACAGGTCCATTGACAGCAAAGTGCTGTATGACACGTTTTCCGCCTTCGGGAACATCCTCTCCTGTAAGGTGGTGTGCGATGAGAACGGATCCAAGGGTTATGGGTTTGTACACTTCGAGACCCAGGAAGAAGCTGAACGAGCAATTGAGAAAATGAACGGGATGTTCCTAAATGATCGCAAAGTGTTTGTGGGGCGATTTAAGTCTCGTCGGGACAGGCAGGCTGAACTTGGAGCCAGGGCTAGAGAATTTACCAATGTTTACATCAAGAATTTGGGAGAAGACATGGATGATGAGAGACTCCAGGGTCTCTTTGGAAAGTTTGGGCCTGCCTTGAGTGTTAAAGTCATGACTGATGAAAGTGGAAAATCCAAAGGGTTTGGATTTGTAAGCTTTGAAAGGCATGAAGATGCACGGAAGGCCGTGGATGAGATGAACGGGAAAGACCTCAATGGAAAACAAATTTATGTTGGTCGAGCTCAGAAAAAAGTGGAACGACAGACTGAACTGAAGCACAGGTTCGGACAGATGAAGCAAGATAAGCGCAAAGTTGAGCAGGTACCACCCCAAGACAGAAGCATCAGATGCCAAGGTGTTAATCTTTATGTGAAAAACCTTGATGATGGCATTGATGACGAGCGTCTCCGGAAGGAGTTCTCTCCGTTTGGTACTATCACTAGCGCCAAGGTTACCATGGAGGGTGGTCGCAGCAAAGGGTTTGGTTTTGTATGTTTCTCCTCTCCGGAAGAAGCCACTAAAGCAGTTACCGAAATGAATGGTAGAATTGTGGCCACCAAACCactctatgtagctctagctcaGCGCAAAGAGGAGCGGCAGGCTCACCTCAGTAACCAGTATATGCAGAGAGTGGCAAACGCCAACCCAGTCAACCCTTTCCAGCCAGCACAGGCTCCTTCAGGTTACTTCATGACAGCAGCACCACAGACTCAGAACCGTGGAGCATACTCTGCTCCTAACCAAACTACTCAGCAGGGACTGAGTCCCCGTGGGAGTGCTCAGGGTGCGAGAGCGCAGGGTGCGAGAGCGCAGGGTGCGAGTGCTCATCCGTTCCAAAATACGTCTAGTGCCATCCACCCATCTACTATTCCATCATTTAATAGTTCAGGACCAGCTTCCTCACAGGCTCTATGGAGTATGTCAACACATCGTGCAGCCAACACTTCCACACAGATGACAGGCCCACATCCCGCCACTGCTTCTACAGCAGCTGCTCCTGCTGCCCGCACAGTTCCCCAGTATAAATATACCTCTGGAGTCCGCAATCCCCCTCAGCATCTTAACACACAGCCACAAGTCACCATGCAGCGGTCTGCTGTTCCTGTCCAAGGTAACAAAGCATCTTTGACTGCCTCCATGCTGGTGTCTGCTTCTCCTCAAGCACAAAAGCAAATGCTGGGGGAATGGCTGTTTTCTCTTATACAAGCCATGCACCCTGCTCTAGCTGGTAAAATCACTGGCATGCTGTTGGAGATTGATAATTTAGAACTACGCCACATGCTTGACTCTCCCGAGTGTCTCCACGCCAAAGTTGATGAAGCTGTAGCTGTTCTGCAAGCCCACCAAATGAAAGAGACTCCCCAGCAAGCGGCCGGCAGTGTCACTGGTGTCCCAACTGCTTAA